The DNA segment gcttttgttcacgaaaaggatactgtctacacacaatggcctgcctcggggaaccctgcccttctgcctgaatgttaaaccaaagtgcctttgttcaagGAAACATCTGGACCCTGTCTGCCTGTGGATGGctataagaaagaagaaattaacacatcccctccccgaggctggccattccaggtgatatttgcaaaacttatggcctttttactttacttcctcatctcctccccctctctgtgctataaaagaaactggcatccaaaccccgataaGTTGGTGATTTTGAGactttagtctgccatcttctcggtctgctgaaTTGCTTGCCCAAACACCTCGTCTCCTATGCCCTGTCGTGcggcgagcagagcgagcttaGACTcagtaacaataatagtaatagtaataccTAGTAGAGTGTTAATTCCACACCTGGCACTATTCTGggcactttacatatataaattcatGTGACCATACAACCCTAAGGTTGGTACAACCTCATTTTACCAATACGGGAATTGAAGTATTGAgtagtttaagtaacttgccccagatggtaagtggctgagctgggggTTGAACCAGGCAGTCTGGTTTCCCACAAATGAGTCAAGAGCTAGAAGGGAGAAGGACGGGACCTCAGGGGAGGAATCCAGGTAGGGTTTGGTCTGTGCACTCTGCATCTAAGGGTCTTCTCGCCCTCTCGCATTTCTTTCCCAGAGATCCTATTTTATAGAGCAGaagacagaggcccagagagaccaGATAACTCCGGGAGCTCTCTCCGGGAGAGAGCTGTGCTATTTATTTGGGGACCTGGGAGCAGAGACACAGCCACGATGGGTTGGCGCGAGTTGCGAGTCCTCCGCTCCAAACTACAACTCCCAGGAGGCACCGGGCGCCCATAGCCCGCGTGACGTCACGGCGGCAGAGGGCGCAAGCGGCTCGGCCAGCCCGGCCGGTGGACTATTGGGCTGTTCCTCTCGGACCCCGGCCCTGGCTCTGGCCCCGAGGTAAGTGGAGCTACCTGCTCAGACCGTGCCGCGAAGGCTTCGCATCGCGCGCCCGCCGCCTCCGCCCTTGCTCTGGATTGCTGGAGCGCGCGtggactggggttggggggctgggggacTGGCATCTACCATATGGGGAAGACCCGGGCCGAACCAAGTGACCCTGCGGAGGGAGGGAACCAGACAGGGACTCCCGAGCCGCTACTTCAACGCAGCCGACCCTGGGGTAAACAGTACTGTGTGCCGCAGGTACGCAGGCCAGACACCGGCCGGGGTCCGAAGGCGCCGGATTAGGGGTCAGCCCCGCCCCCTGAACGAGGGTGCCCGGGATCAGAGGGAGCGGGGGTTGAGGTTTTCGGGCTGGATGGGTCTAAGGATCCTCTTCCCTCCAGACTACCAGATAGAACATCAGATTGAAGAATAGTAGCCCCGGAAAGCAAGGTTATCCAGGGTCGGCCTGTGTGTGCTTGGGGAAGTGGTTGAAGGGGTGGGCAGAGATTGTCCAAATCTGACTAACCCGTGCTCACGTGGAAAGATAGTGCGCCTGGATTCAGAGCCTTACAACTCCCCCTTCTTCCGCCTTTATAGATGGGAGCTGCTCCTGGAGGCTGAGCTTGTCAGCATCCTCGACCGGCTCTCGCCCCTGAAGTCAGAGAAGTGCCCCTGCCCACCCACACCCTTCTTGCCCCGTTTTGGGGTCGCCTCCATCTATCCGGTCCTCAGCCCTAGTGGCCGCCCAGTTCGACAAAAGAGCAAAACGATGATACTGGCTTCCGTGCTGGGGAGCGGACCCCGGGGCGGGCCAGCACTCTGGCCTCTCTTGGGGCCCTCACTGTCTCTCCGGGCCCGCTCCACATCAGCCACCGATACCCACCACGTGGAGATGGCACGGGAGCGCTCCAAGACAGTCACCTCCTTTTACAACCAGTCGGCCATCGATGTGGCAGCGGAGAAGGTGTGCAGCTAGGGCGGTGAGGCCTGGGTCCAGAGCTGGAGTGGGTGTCCAGGGAAGGGGTGGAGCTAATATGATGGGGGCAGGGTGTCAGAGATTCAGTGCTCAAGGGCCCTCTGCCCCTCCAGCCCTCAGTCCGTCTCACTCCGACCATGATGCTCTATTCAGGCCGCTCTCAGGATGGCAGTCACCTTCTGGTAAGATTCTTGCCCCTATTTTTCTCTTGGTCTCTGGAGCTCTGACCCAGCCACTCAGGCCCTGGCCttaactttcttcctctttttcttctagaaaagtGCCCGGTACTTGCAGCAGGAGTTGCCAGTGAGGATCGCTCATCGTATCAAGGGCTTCCGCAGCCTTCCTTTCATCATTGGCTGCAACCCCACCATACTGCACGTGGTAAGGTGGCCTCAAGGCGGCGTCGGTTTCCCTAGTAGAGAGGACCTTAGATCAGTGTGCCCACCGCCCATGGGGCAAATGGGGAGACGGAATCAGAGTGGTAGAGGCTTACCTGCCAAAAGGTTTCAGGGCCACAGAGGACTCGGACCCAAGCCTTCATGGAGGCTTGAAAGGCCATGATGGGGTTTGAACCAAATGAATTGGGGTGGATGGCGATCCCCATAGGTGGGCACGGGTGGCTGTTCTCTACCTGGTGCCGATAGCATCCCTGTGAATTCCCACACCTCTTCCTTGCAGCACGAGTTGTACATCCGTGCCTTCCAGAAGCTGACAGACTTCCCTCCGGTGagggctgggccagggcagggTGAGGGGCTGAGAAGTCAGGGCTGGACCATCCAAGCTCATGACTCTGTGGCCTGCAGATCAAGGACCAGACGGATGATGCCCAATACTGCCAGCTGGTGCGACAGCTGTTGGACGACCACAAGGATGTGGTGACCCTCTTAGCTGAGGGCCTGCGTGAGAGCCGGAAGCACATAGAGGTCAGGGGCAGCGCAATGGGGGCTCAGGCCTGTTGTGAGGGCCTGGGAAGGGCAcagcgtttcttttttttttttttttaacattttttgtttttgtttttattttttgtttatttatttttggctgtgttgggtctttgttgctgcacgcgggctttctctagttacggcgagcgggggctactctttgttgtggtgcacgggcttctcattgcggtggcttctcttgttgcggagcacgggctctaggtgagcgggcttcagtagttgtggtgcatgggctcagtagttgtggctcgtgggctctaaagtgcaggttcggtagctgtggcgcacaggctttgttgctccacggcatgtgggatcttcccagaccagggattgaacccgtgtcccctgcgttagcaggcagattcttaaccactgcgtcaccagggaagtcccaggcacaGGGTTTCTGAGCCCCTGCTCTTTACAGGATGAGAAGCTCGTCCGCTACTTCTTAGACAAGACGTTGACTTCAAGGCTTGGGATACGCATGTTGGCTACACATCATCTGGCGCTACATGAGGACAAGGTGGGGCACGGGGACCTGAGACCTACCTGGGAATGTCAAGTGGGGCAGAGAGGACTGAGCCAGGAGCCCCCATGGGCTGGGGACCCGGGCCGAGGGCCTGGGGAGAGCCTTGGGGCTGCTTCCGTAGTCTAGAGTTTGCAAGCTTTTGGTGGCCACGGTGTGGGTGGAGGTGATCCCTGGTCCTGACCTTCTTTCTCCTGCCAGCCCGACTTTGTTGGCATCATCTGCACTCGcctctcaccaaagaagattATTGAAAAGTGGGTGGACTTTGCCAGGTGAGGCTAGAACGGCTAAGGGGGTGACGTCTTCGGGCAGGGAAGGTTTGGGTCTGATCGTTGCCCAGGGCATGGTCCAGGGCGGGGTTTTTCAACTGTGACACTGTTAACGTTTTGGGCCAGATCATTCTTTTTTGTGAGGGGCTGGCCTGTGCTTGTTAGGATGTTCAGAAGAGTCCCTGGCTTCTACTCACTTGATGCCAGTAATACtctccagctgtgacaaccaaaaatgtcgcTAGAGATTGAGATTGTGAAATTTCCCTGGGAGGTTGGGGACAGAATCACCTCCAGTTGATAACCACTGGTTGAGATCTGAACCCTTGCTCCTTTCCGCAGACGCCTGTGTGAACACAAGTATGGCAATGCCCCCCGAGTCCGCATCAATGGACATGTGGCTGCCCGTTTTCCCTTCATCCCGATGCCGCTGGACTACATCCTGCCCGAGCTGCTCAAGAATGCCATGAGGTGGGCTGCTGGATATATTGGAAGGGGGCAGACAGGAActggggtgaggctggggcaCCACCACCTACTGATCTTTGCCCCCTGCACAGAGCCACAATGGAGAGTCACCTAGACACTCCCTACAATGTCCCAGATGTGGTCATCACCATCGCCAACAATGATATCGATCTCGTCATCAGGTTTGCCCTGGGTGGGAGTTGGGGTGGGATGCATGGGGGTTCCGGGCACTGTTTCTGATTTGCTGGATGATTTCAAGCCAGTACCTGCCCCAGTCTGAGATCTAGTTTCTGGTTGGACAGGATATTCTCCAGTTCTGAGATTGCCATGAGCTGGACATGAGTGGATCTGGGGCCAGCTGTGGGCCCCAGGGCCCTGTCCTTGTCAGCAGCTGAGGGGCCCAGAGTGGGAAAAGAGTCAGAAATAAACAGTCTGCGGTGCTGGGCTGAGAATAAACGTCAAGTCCTATGAGGAAGTATAAGCAGTTAGTGGCAGAGGTAAGGGTGGAGAAACATAGCTTAAAAAAACAAGGCCCAAGAGTCTAGGTGACCACATTCCATGTCTGCGTGGAAGCGACAGGAAGCCCGACTTAGCACTGTCTACTTGGGGAGGTAGTGAGCCCCACCAAAGCTGAGCCAAACCCCTGTCGTCGTCATCCTGCCAGGATTTCAGATCGGGGCGGGGGAATCGCTCACAAAGACCTGGATCGGGTTATGGACTACCACTTCACTACAGCTGAGGCCAGCACCCAGGACCCCCGGATCAGCCCCCTCTTCGGCCACCTGGACCTGCACAGTGGCGGCCAGTCGGGACCCATGCACGGGTGAGGCCCCACCTGGCCAGAatggaggggcggggggggggccaGGAGACTCAACCTTTGAAGCCCGTGTTCTGTCCCCTTGCCCACCCCCAGCTTTGGCTTCGGGCTGCCCACATCGCGGGCCTACGCAGAGTACCTCGGTGGTTCCCTTCGGCTGCAGTCCCTACAGGGCATTGGCACGGACGTCTACCTGCGGCTCCGTCACATCGACGGCCGGGAGGAAAGCTTCCGCATCTGACCCCGCAGCCCTTGGCCTGCTTGCCTGCCCAGCCTAGGCCACACACCCTGGCAGGACCTTCCGGGCCCAGCAGGGTGCCACCCTGCTCTACACACTGCTGCATCTCGGGTCTTAGGGCCCCAAGCAGATGGACTTACGTGGAGCCAGGCACCTCCCCTCCTCGATGGGGTCCACTGCTTCCCTGCCTCCAGGCCTTAGAGGGGATGAAGTGGGGACCCTTGGGGTCTCCAGCACCAGCTCCGTCATTCTTGTTCCTGGGGAACCCCCACTCTGACCTGCTGTTTGTTATTAAAGTTCACATTTTGAATGCCCTCTTGGGCCCCATGTGTGGGCAGGGCAGGTGAGCCTTTGTTTCTGCCCCCATTCAGGTCCCCTGGGCCCTTGGGTTTAACTAGTTCATGTTCCAGTCTCTGTCCTCACAGCCTGGCAGACCAGGAATGGAACTGGCCCCGAGTCGCTTGCATGTTACATTTGGCGGGAGTGGGGATGACTTGGGCAGTTTGTGCAAAgacctttcatttatttcatttaccaaATGTTTCTGGCTCCCAGACAATATTGAAGGCCCGGGTTGGCCCAGCTTTAGGCCTCAGTTCTGACCCTTCCCTTCCCAGCAGTCACAGGTTGCGGAGGTGTCGGTCACCAGACTAGGCAACTTTCCAAGCCACCTGATTCCTGAACCTGAGTAAGGTTAAAAATACTGTCTGCCAGCTGTGCTTGCTGTTGCCAAGGAAAGGAACACACCAGATTGTGCTCTGACAGGCCCCAGAGGACAGTGGGGTCCTGGTAGGGAGGGCAAAAGGAAAGGACTCCAGGGAGCACGTGGTGAGGTGACCACCTGCCTATCTTGCCAAGGAAGGAGAAGGCCTGAAGGCCTGTTTGGTGGAACTGGTGATGGAGGTGGGGCACTGAGGGGAGACAGGAATTGTATCTGGTGGTGGGAAACCATAGTGACTTGATCCTGCTGGCTGCAGGGCAGAGGGGGTGAGACTGGAGAGGTAGGTGGCAGTCAGGGTGAAAGACCTTGAATTTACAGTGAAGAAGCATGGGTTTTATCCTGGAGGCAGCAGGGACCCATGGAAGGGTTTTAAGCTAGGAGGGATGTTTCAGGTTGGGTTCCCTAGAAGCACATCTTAAAAGGAGGATTTGTGTCCGAGTGATTTGTTGAGAAAGTGCTCCCAGAAGGGAGTAGGGGAAGTGGGAAAGGGAAGGGCAGGAGGCCAGGCAAGAGAGCTAAGCTCCACAGTCATTGATGGACTCCTCCACTGGACAATCATTCGTTTAATGTCCCTATTTGAATGGGGTTGGGGAGGTACTTAAAACTCGCTGGCTAAGAACTTCTGTTTTCATCTCTTCTGAGGCAAAATAGCTCTATTAGCCTGAGGGGCAGTTTGCCAAACAAGCCTCTGGTGCTGGCTTTTGAAAGCCCATCAAAGGAAATATAAGCACAAAGAAGCAACAGAAAAAGATTCTAGGGGATCTGGGTGAATCATCTACATAGTTCTACGGGTGGGTGGAGAGTGGGAAAAGGTactacagttttaattttttttttcttgcctgatttttattttttctgtttcatatgcTGCCAGACAACTGGCATTTACTGCTCCCCCCAAACTCCTTCATTCCCCAAAAGCCAAGTTACCAGCACTTCCCACTGCCATCCCTCACAAATACTTAGACATTTCCTGATCTATAACCTCATCCTTAGGGCTTGAGCATTACACCCCTCTTAGAATTGTTTCTAAGCCCAATAACCAAATTATAAGTCAAAGATGATTAAGAGAGAGGCCAAAGGGAATGTTTGAGCACCTACCCTGTCTGGTATTGTGCAGTACACTTGTTTTATATACATAAGAGATAAGTACATGGTTCAACCTTTTTATAGTTATATGGCTTGTACAGTTTAACCTTTAACGACACTCTGGGAATGGACATACTTGTACAACTTCCCCAGTGAAGGGGCAGAACCCAGGATTCCTTACTCAATAAGCCCCAGATGCTCTCCATTATGTCCACTGCCTTTGGCTAGTTTCTGTTTGGGGTACCTGGTCCTTTCTTTACAAAGGCTTGATTCTGTGAGAGTGATTTATTGGCTGTCCCAGGACACACATCCGTCCTGCTTTCCCCACCCCAACTGTCCTTTTCCCACTCAACAAGGAAGGCAGTTTCTTCAGTCTTAGACGGGAGACCCGTATTTGGCAGGCGGAAGTGGGCGGTACGGGGATGGGTGCTAATCCCAAATTCATCGCCCTAAAGCCAGGCATCCAGGGAGGCTGCTTTGGCTCTGCCCCGGTCAAGTGGGGGCAGCGCCCCCTGATCAGGCACCCGGACCTTTAAAAAGATCGAGCTGAGGCATCACATCAGGAaagcctttttcctcttttcaactCCAGGGTGCAGCCATAGTTCCAAACGGAAAACAACTCCAGGGCAACCGGCACAGTCCACGTCAATCTGGCCCAGCGCCGCGGAGACCGTCGCACGAGCCAATGAGCTCCTGCCACGTcacagacccccccccccgcctccagcCGGCCGCGGCCTCCGCCACGAGTCGCTGACCCGGAGCTAAAGGCCCTGCGCGGCGCTGTATTCTGGCGTCACTTCCACTACAGCGATGGCGGCGCAGGGAGCAGCTGCGGCGATTGCGGCGGCGACTTCAGGGGTCGCGGGGGAGGGCGATCCCGGGCCCGGCGAGAATGTGGCGGTCGAGGGGACCTCCCCGTCCCCGGGCCGCGTCTCTCCGCCGACCCCGGCGCGTGGCGAGCCAGAAGTCACTGTGGAGATCGGAGAAACGTACCTGTGCCGGCGGCCGGATAGCACCTGGCGTGAGGGCGGGACCCAGGGCCAGGGGGCGGGGTTTAAGGGCGGGAGCGGGGCCTGAGGGAGGAGAACGCGGACTTTCGGACTTGCCCGGGCGCCGCCTACAACCCCCTCCGAGTTGGGTGTTCGTCAAGTTCTTCCTAATGTGTGTAGAGCTCCCAATCCACTTCCTTGCCCAGTCTTAGGCTTCATTCCCTTTTCTTGTTAACCTCCTTCCTCAATGGTCTCCCTTGTCTCTGTGACTCCCCCCTTCCATCCATCCCCTGCAGCCGCCAGCGGAGAGGACCTACCAGAACACAAAAGCGAGCTTCCCCTCCCTTCTATTGCTTTGCCTCATTTCCAAAATAAACCCCAAGTTCCTTAGAATGGCATTCATTTTTGTAACCTCTCTGTTTTCCAGCACCCCTAGTAAAGGCCATTGCCAGACCAGACCACACTGTGTGCTCTGAAGGCCATATGCCTTTCACCGCCTGtgccctctgcttggaatgcccttttttccctttctccttgttTAGCTGGCTAGCCCCAGTCATCCTTTTAGCATCATATCCGTTGTGATGCCATTCTTGACTCCCTTCAGGCAGATTGAGTCGTTCCCTTCTGTATGTTCCCTTTCTGTATGAAGAAATGCAACATTTTCTTCATACCTGAGCTATAGTATATGTACCATTATGTTGTcattgtctgtctgtctgtcttctaTCAAAGTGGGAACTTCCGGAGGGCAGGACTGCTCATGATCCATCACCGTATCCAGCAGCAACCCAGCACAGGGCCAGACATGCAGTGGTTGCCTTCCTCGTTTATCGAATGGTCGGCTGTTTGTCATTGAAAGTTTTAGAGCCATTAATTCACCGTTTGAGGTGGGCAcggttatccttattttacagatgaaggtgCTGAGGCTCAGAAAGCCAAAATAACTTTTTCAGTTAAATATAGCTAGGAAGTGGGGCCGTCTGATTCCACAGCTAGCCCTCATGACCCCTGAACAAATGAACGACTGAGTATAGCAAAAGAAACATTGAATTTGGAGCCAGATTTAAATTCAGTTAAGTATTTGCTCTTATCACTTTTCAAATAGGTGACCCTgggtaagcctcagtttcctcgtctctAAAATAAGAATACAGCCCAATCTGGCCCACCTCAGACAGTGATTGAAGGGAGTGGCAGATGTGAACAGGTGAGGTTAGCGTACATTTGGCCACAGAATCTGGGAAACCGCTCCTCAGTGTGAAGGATCACTGTTGTTCCAGCCCTGTTTTCTTTCCTGGTGATCCTAGCCTTTTCCCTTCACAGATTCTGCTGAAGTGATCCAGTCTCGAGTGAACGATCAGGAGGGCCGAGAGGAATTCTATGTACACTATGTGGGCTGTGAGTGACTTGGGGTATCCAGgtctggggggggggcgggggcggaagGGCAGCACCCTCATGGCCCATCCTCACAGTTAACCGGCGACTGGACGAATGGGTAGACAAGAACCGGCTGGCGTTGACCAAGACGGTGAAGGATGCCGTGCAGAAGAACTCAGAGAAGTACCTCAGCGAGCTGGCCGAGCAGCCTGAGCGAAAGATCACTCGCAACCAAAAGCGCAAGCATGACGAGATCAACCACGTGCAGAAGGTCcgggcccctccccttccccgggGCCGCAGGAGGCTCAGCTGCCTCTGCTGACTCCCTTGGGTCCCGGTGCCAAAACCACAGCAGCTCCCATTTCTTAAGCTCCTACAGCGTGTAGGGGACTCTATTTCTTCTCAGGTAttcttcacagatgagaaaactgaggctcagagagggtgagagCTTGGCTACAGTCTCGTGGCAAGGAAATGACACAGCTGGGACTGGAACTCAGGCCTCTTGCACCTTTCGTGCCCGCTCTTGGCTGTGCCACATTGACAGATGGACCTGAAGTCCAAAGGGGAGGAAGAGAATGAGTGATTAGGGGCACTTGTTATTGCCAAGCATTGTGCTGAGTGTTGTGCCTGTATAAGCTCATCAGATCCGCCCTAACAACTCAACACCTCGGGGATAATTAGTTCTTACTGAGGAAAACAGGAAGCaggctgagagaggttaagtaacacgcccaagatcacacagctagtaaaaggGTGGGTTGAGattagagtaatgatagcaaacatTTATAGGCTTGTGAACCACAGTATTAGGCTAAGTATTTCAGTATATGATCTCACTGAAGTTTCACAGCAACTCTTTGAGGTAAGCATTATATCCCCAGTTTACAAGGGAGGTACAGGTAGTTTTAGGAATCCAGTTAGGAATTAGATTGACCAACTAGATTGTCCTACTTTGGGGCACAAGCTCTTTGAAACATGCCAGAAATTCCTGCCACTTTATTCCAAAACTTGGGTTCTTTTCACGAAGCTAGCCTGCCCTGGGGGGTTTCTATCCTCCCACTCTGAATCTTAGTTTCTGGATTTGTGAGATGGGGTGTGCACACAAGAGGAGGATTTATGGAGCTCTCAAGGCACCCAGACGTTCATTATTTTCAACCAGTGCCAGTCCATTCTTCTGAGTGCTCGTCCTGGGCTTAGCAGCAATGGTTTACAAACTGTGGGGCTGTTAGTAGATTGCCAaattagttcagtgggttgtgacCATGTAAATTTCAAAAATGGAAGAACTAGGACAAGGTAGAAAGTACCATAGTGCATTGCACTTTATTAAAGGTAAGTATTGTTTTAAGAAGCTTCTATctcacatacaaatatatatatgtatatacacaaactTGCAGTTGGTTTACAGTACTgtgataaaaaaaatttgaaatacctGAATTAGAAAGATCTctcactgggaattccctggcggtccaatggttaggactcggcactttcactgtcatggcccgggttcaatccctggtcaggaactaagatcctgcaagccacgtggcatggccaaaaaaatctCTCACCATCTAAGGCAGCACGGTCCAACTGAACGTCCTGTGATAAATGGAAATGTTCTGCCTCTGTGCTGTCCGAAACAGTAGCCACTACCCACGTGTGGcccttgagcacttgaaatgtgtttCGTGTGAGTAGgaactaaattttttaattttattaaaagatttttttttttttggccgcgctgcacagcatgtgggatcttagttccctgaccagggattgaacccgtgtcccctgcat comes from the Delphinus delphis chromosome 15, mDelDel1.2, whole genome shotgun sequence genome and includes:
- the BCKDK gene encoding branched-chain alpha-ketoacid dehydrogenase kinase isoform X3 → MILASVLGSGPRGGPALWPLLGPSLSLRARSTSATDTHHVEMARERSKTVTSFYNQSAIDVAAEKPSVRLTPTMMLYSGRSQDGSHLLKSARYLQQELPVRIAHRIKGFRSLPFIIGCNPTILHVHELYIRAFQKLTDFPPIKDQTDDAQYCQLVRQLLDDHKDVVTLLAEGLRESRKHIEDEKLVRYFLDKTLTSRLGIRMLATHHLALHEDKPDFVGIICTRLSPKKIIEKWVDFARRLCEHKYGNAPRVRINGHVAARFPFIPMPLDYILPELLKNAMRATMESHLDTPYNVPDVVITIANNDIDLVIRISDRGGGIAHKDLDRVMDYHFTTAEASTQDPRISPLFGHLDLHSGGQSGPMHG
- the BCKDK gene encoding branched-chain alpha-ketoacid dehydrogenase kinase isoform X2; its protein translation is MILASVLGSGPRGGPALWPLLGPSLSLRARSTSATDTHHVEMARERSKTVTSFYNQSAIDVAAEKPSVRLTPTMMLYSGRSQDGSHLLKSARYLQQELPVRIAHRIKGFRSLPFIIGCNPTILHVHELYIRAFQKLTDFPPIKDQTDDAQYCQLVRQLLDDHKDVVTLLAEGLRESRKHIEPDFVGIICTRLSPKKIIEKWVDFARRLCEHKYGNAPRVRINGHVAARFPFIPMPLDYILPELLKNAMRATMESHLDTPYNVPDVVITIANNDIDLVIRISDRGGGIAHKDLDRVMDYHFTTAEASTQDPRISPLFGHLDLHSGGQSGPMHGFGFGLPTSRAYAEYLGGSLRLQSLQGIGTDVYLRLRHIDGREESFRI
- the BCKDK gene encoding branched-chain alpha-ketoacid dehydrogenase kinase isoform X1 gives rise to the protein MILASVLGSGPRGGPALWPLLGPSLSLRARSTSATDTHHVEMARERSKTVTSFYNQSAIDVAAEKPSVRLTPTMMLYSGRSQDGSHLLKSARYLQQELPVRIAHRIKGFRSLPFIIGCNPTILHVHELYIRAFQKLTDFPPIKDQTDDAQYCQLVRQLLDDHKDVVTLLAEGLRESRKHIEDEKLVRYFLDKTLTSRLGIRMLATHHLALHEDKPDFVGIICTRLSPKKIIEKWVDFARRLCEHKYGNAPRVRINGHVAARFPFIPMPLDYILPELLKNAMRATMESHLDTPYNVPDVVITIANNDIDLVIRISDRGGGIAHKDLDRVMDYHFTTAEASTQDPRISPLFGHLDLHSGGQSGPMHGFGFGLPTSRAYAEYLGGSLRLQSLQGIGTDVYLRLRHIDGREESFRI